Proteins from a single region of Halichoerus grypus chromosome 13, mHalGry1.hap1.1, whole genome shotgun sequence:
- the HPD gene encoding 4-hydroxyphenylpyruvate dioxygenase: MTTYSDKGKKPQRGRFLHFHSVTFWVGNAKQAASFYCNKMGFEPLAYKGLETGSREVVSHVIKQGKIVFVFSSALNPWNKEMGDHLVKHGDGVKDIAFEVEDCDYIVQKAREQGAKIVREPWIEQDKFGKVKLAVLQTYGDTTHTLVEKMNYSGRFLPGFETPASVDPLLSKLPSCSLEMIDHIVGNQPDQEMVSASEWYLKNLQFHRFWSVDDTQVHTEYSSLRSIVVANFEESIKMPINEPAPGKKKSQIQEYVDYNGGAGVQHIALKTQDIITAIRHLRERGMEFLAVPPTYYKQLREKLKSAKIRVKESIDTLEELKILVDYDEKGYLLQIFTKPMQDRPTLFLEVIQRHNHQGFGAGNFNSLFKAFEEEQDLRGNLTDLENTRTLPGM; encoded by the exons ATG aCGACTTACAGCGACAAAGGAAAGAAG CCTCAGAGAGGCCGATTCCTTCATTTCCACTCCGTGACCTTCTGGGTTGGCAACGCCAAGCAG GCTGCGTCATTCTACTGCAACAAGATGGGCTTTGAACCACTAGCCTACAAAGGCCTGGAGACGGGTTCCCGGGAGGTAGTCAGCCATGTGATCAAACAAGGCAAG ATTGTGTTTGTCTTCTCCTCCGCCCTCAACCCCTGGAACAAAG AGATGGGCGACCACCTGGTAAAACACGGTGACGGAGTGAAAGACATCGCTTTTGAGGTGGAAGACTGTGACTACATCGTGCAG AAAGCCCGGGAACAGGGCGCCAAAATCGTGCGGGAGCCCTGGATAGAGCAAGATAAGTTTGGGAAGGTGAAATTGGCCGTGTTGCAGACG TATGGGGacaccacacacaccctggtGGAAAAGATGAACTATAGCGGCCGGTTCTTGCCTGGATTCGAGACCCCAGCATCTGTGGACCCCCTACTTTCCAAGCT GCCTAGCTGCAGTCTCGAGATGATCGACCACATTGTGGGAAACCAGCCTGATCAGGAGATGGTGTCTGCCTCCGAGTG GTACCTGAAGAATCTGCAGTTCCACCGGTTCTGGTCCGTGGAtgacacacaggtgcacacagaaTACAGCTCTCTGCGCTCCATCGTGGTAGCCAATTTTGAGGAGTCCATCAAGATGCCCATTAATGAGCCAGCACCAGGGAAGAAGAAATCTCAGATCCAG GAATATGTGGACTATAACGGGGGCGCTGGGGTCCAGCACATTGCTCTCAAGACCCAAGACATCATCACAGCG ATTCgccacttgagagagagaggcatggagTTCTTGGCTGTTCCACCAACGTACTACAAACAACTTCGGGAGAAACTCAAGTCGGCCAAGATCCGAGTGAAGGAGAGTATTGATACCCTGGAG GAGCTGAAAATCCTGGTAGACTACGACGAGAAAGGCTACCTCTTGCAGATCTTCACCAAGCCCATGCAGGATCGGCCCACGCTCTTCCTGGAAGTCATCCAGCGCCACAATCACCAG GGTTTTGGAGCCGGCAACTTCAACTCACTGTTCAAGGCTTTCGAGGAGGAGCAGGACCTGCGGGGCAACCTCACCGACTTGGAGAACACCCGGACCCTGCCGGGCATGTAG